Part of the Lysobacter enzymogenes genome is shown below.
CGTCGGCGCCGAACAGATGGCGCCAGATCGGCGCGCTCGCGGCGGGGAACAGGGTCAGGCCGATCAGGCTGACCATCAGCAGGCGCGGGTCGAGGTCGGCGTTGATGCGGCCTTCGGCCTGGGCCTGGGCGAAACGCGCGGCGAGCATGCGCGGCAGCAGCGGGCCGATCTTGTCGTACAGCAGGGTTTCGCGCAGCGCCCCGCCCTCGCACAGCACCTCGCGCACCCACAGCGACGGCAGCCAGGGATGGGTTTCGATGATCCGGCCGATGTTGGCGACGAAGCGGCCGATCAGGTCGAACACGTCGGCGTTCGCGTCGCCGAGCCCGTCGCGCAGGCTCAGCACCAGCGGCAGCAGGCGTTCGTTGCTGACCGCCTGCTGCAGTTGTTCCTTGTCGCCGAAGTAGTAATGCAGCAGCGCCGGATTGACCCCGGCCTCGGCGGCGATGGCGCGCAGCGAGGTCGCGGCGATGCCCTGGCGGGCGTAACAGGCGATGGCGGCGTCGAGCAGGCGCTCGCGCAGGCCCGGGTTGTCGGCGGCCGCGGGGCGGCCGGGGGCGCGCTTGGGCGTCTCGCTCTTGCGCGGACGGCCGCGGCGGGCGGGTTTGGGGGTGGTCATGCGGCATATTTAATTCAATGATTAATTAGATCGCAAGCGGGTTCCGACGAGCGGTTGCGGGCCCTGCCCGCCTTGTGCGGCGGCTGGGAGGCAGCTGCGCCGTGGATTGCGTCGTTGCCGGTTTGGCGCGGTCGCGGCTTGCGCCGCTCCTACAGGGGGCGATCGAGATGCGCGTTTGCGCGTTGCAGCGGTTCCGACTGTAGGAGCGGCGCGAGCCGCGACCGCGGCAACGCAGCTGCGCCGCAGGTTTCGTCGTCAGCGGTTCGGCGCGGTCGCGGCTCGCAGACGTGCGCGGTCAGTCCTGCGTTTCGAGTACGGCGTGCGGATAGCGCTGGCGCCACTGCGCCAGCGTGTCGGCGCAGTGCGACGGGATCACCCAGGCGTCGCGGTGGGTGTCGCGGAAGCGCGCGAGGCGGCGCAGGGTGTCGAGGTAGGCGCCGGGGTCGTCCATCGCGACCTGCTGGGTCAGCCACGGCAGCGCCTGCGGACGGTCGAGTTGTTCGCGCCGCCAGAACGCGTCGGCGGCGAGCACGGCGCGTTCGCCGTGGCGGGTGCGCAAGCCCAGGCCGAGCTGGCCGCGCGCGTGGCCCGGCAGCGACAGCGCGTGCAGGCTGCCGTCGCCGAACAGGTCCCAGCCTTCGCCGAAACCGGCCAGATCGCCTTCGAGCGGGCGCCGGCCGTCGTCGTCGAGCAGTTGCAGGCGCTCGGCGAAATCCGCCGGCAGCAGTTCTTTCCAGATCTGCGCGTGCAGCAGTTCGAACCAGCCGGCCTGCTGGATGCCGCGCCAGGCCTGGGCGTGGGCGATGAAGCGCGCGCGGCGGAATTCGCCGAGGCCGCCGATGTGGTCGGGGTGGAAGTGGCTGACGATCAGCAGGCGCACGTCGTCGGCGTCGAGGCCGCGCTGGCGCAGCAGGTGCGCGGCGTCGGCGTGCGGCGGGCAGCAGGCGTGGATGACGCGGCGGTAGACCCAACGCAGGCCGGCGCGCATCGCCAGGCGCGCGTCGGCGCCGTAGCCGCAGTCGAACAGGATCGCGCCCTGCACCGGATGTTCGATCAGCGCCCAGCCGGCGGGAAAACGCAGCGGCGCGCCGGCGGCGAGGCCGAGGTGGCGCGGGTCGGCGCAACTGTGGCCGGACGCGGCCAGAGTCAGCGCGACCTCGCCGCTCACCGCCGCGCCTCCGCGCGCGCCAGCTCGTGCAAGGTCTTGTTCAGCGCATCGTCCATGTTCACCCGCGGACGATACCCCAGTTCGTCGCGCGCGCGCGCAATGTCCAGGGTCATGTCGACGCTGAGCAATTCGACGCCGTAACGCAGCAGCGCCGGCTCGGTGTCGGGCCGAAAGCGCCGATGGAACGACTCCACCGCGCTCGCCAATGCCAGCGCCAGCGGCTTGGGCACGCGCTTGCGCGGCCGCGGCAGCGACAAGGCGTCGGCGAGCCGGTCGATCACGCTCCAGATCGCTACCGGTTCGCCGTTGCTGATGTTGTAAACGCGTCCTCCCAGACGCCACGACGCGTCCATCGCCAGCACGCAGGCGTCGACGACGTTGTCGATGTAGCTCAGGTCGACCTGGCAGTCTTCCGAAC
Proteins encoded:
- a CDS encoding TetR/AcrR family transcriptional regulator, which encodes MTTPKPARRGRPRKSETPKRAPGRPAAADNPGLRERLLDAAIACYARQGIAATSLRAIAAEAGVNPALLHYYFGDKEQLQQAVSNERLLPLVLSLRDGLGDANADVFDLIGRFVANIGRIIETHPWLPSLWVREVLCEGGALRETLLYDKIGPLLPRMLAARFAQAQAEGRINADLDPRLLMVSLIGLTLFPAASAPIWRHLFGADDLEPAAQRRHALALLDRGLTP
- a CDS encoding MBL fold metallo-hydrolase, which gives rise to MSGEVALTLAASGHSCADPRHLGLAAGAPLRFPAGWALIEHPVQGAILFDCGYGADARLAMRAGLRWVYRRVIHACCPPHADAAHLLRQRGLDADDVRLLIVSHFHPDHIGGLGEFRRARFIAHAQAWRGIQQAGWFELLHAQIWKELLPADFAERLQLLDDDGRRPLEGDLAGFGEGWDLFGDGSLHALSLPGHARGQLGLGLRTRHGERAVLAADAFWRREQLDRPQALPWLTQQVAMDDPGAYLDTLRRLARFRDTHRDAWVIPSHCADTLAQWRQRYPHAVLETQD